The window ATAAGGACGTGCAGTGGGCTTTTTCACATCAAGATGAGCTGGGTTGGGACCGCACCCAGACGGTGGCAACCTTTGACAATTCACATGGCAGGGAGGGAACCAGAACCTACTGGGTGCTGTCGGATTTGAGTTTCTTGGCGCATGAAACCCAACAATCATGGCGAGGTTTAAGCTGTGTGGTGCGAGTGAGACGCATTCGGGAGACTGCTGAGCATCGCAGTGAGCAGGACAGTTACTACTTATCGAGCTTGAAGACGGACATCGATACCCTGTCTGGGTGTGTGCGAGGTCACTGGGGGGTTGAGAATGGCTTGCATTGGGTACTGGACACGGCTTTTCGTGAGGACGAGAACCAGAGCCGTAAGGGGTTCACCCAGCAGAATCTGGTGACGTTGCGTCACATGGCGTTGAATCTACTGAAGTTAGAGAAGTCCGTGAAGTCCAGCATCAAAAACAAACGCCTCCGGGCGGGTTGGGACAATACTTACCTCCTCAAGGTCCTCAAATCCTGACTTTGCGCTTACCCTGGCTGAGAAGGCAGAAGGCAGAAGGCAGAAGGCAGAAGGCAGAAGGCAGAAGGCAGAAGGCAGAAGGCAGAAGGCAAGCTGCCAAAATTGGCTGCACCGAGTCAAGGAACTTGCTTGAATGGGCGAGGAAACCGGCATCCTCTCGAAACAATTTGCAAAATCCTGCTGACATCAGCAAAAGCTTTTTTGCCTTGGCCTTCAGCTTTCTGCCTTCTGCAAGGATCTTTTAACTGCCTTCCAGAGCCGCCAATTTCTCCATCAAATCGGTTCTGGCAGGGGAAAACGCCTCGATCACGATGGTGTCGGTCAGGGCTTTTGCGCTGTGAAAGGCGTTGGAGGGTACGAAGACCACTTCTCCAGCGGTCAGAACCCGGACTTCGCCTTCGAGTTCGTATTCAAGTTCGCCCGAGACCACCAGGGTCAGTTGTTCGTGGATGTGGTTGTGTCGGGGGGCCACTTTGCCTGCTTCCAGACGGATGTGGAGCAGGGTGGTGTTTTCGCCACTGAAGGGGCGGATGTGGAAACCCTCGGCGGGGTTGAGGTGTGCTTTTTCAAAAAGGTTTTCGGTTTTCATCTCGGGTCATTTTAACCCGAACAGGCTTCAGCAGGTTTTGAAGGGTTCAGCGTAAACCACCTGCACGCAGGCTTTGCCTTCCATGAGGTCAGCGATCAGGTGAAGGATTCGGGCCATTCTCAACCTGCATCTGGATGGGGGGAGTTGCCCGAGCAGGTGTTGCTGATCCAGGTCTTGCAGGTGCATTTCGTAGCGGTGCTGGAGGTCGAGTTCTCGCATGGTTCAGCCTTTCTCGCAGGTGGGGGCGCTCTGGTAGGTGTTTAGAAAAGCAGTGAGCGGTTCAAATCCTGCGGGGTTGAGGGAGTAATAAACGGTGTTGCCTTCGCGGGTGGGGGTGACCAGTCCGGCCTCGACCAGCACTTTCATGTGGTGGCTGACGGTGGGTTGGGTGAGCCCGAGGGTCTGGCTGATGCTGATGCCATAACAGGTGGGGCCGTCCAGAACCCCTCTTTTTTGATCGCAGATGGAACGCAGCAGTTCGATGATTTTCAGCCGTGTGGGGTCTGCGAGGGCTTTGAGTTTGATCAGGCTCTCGTCCATGTTTATAGACTAACATCCCTTTGGAGTTTCATTTTTTTCGTCGCAGAGGGAATGCAGCAATTCATGGTGTGCAGCCGTGTGGGTCTGCAAGGACTTTGAGTTTGATCAGGCTCCTGTCCATGAATATAGACTAGCATCTAATTAGATTTTCGTCTATATAGATGCCCATCGAAGAAGCAGTCTGTACCTAGTCAAACGGGATACAATCTTAAGCATCGGCTGGATGGCCACTCAGGGAGGATGACATGGCACAGGTGTTGATCATTGGGGCAGGACTCAACGGTCTGTCTGCGGCGCACGCAGCATGGAAACAGGGCCATCAGGTGACGGTCATTGAGCAATTTGCACTCGGGCACACCCTCGGGAGCAGCCACGGTGAATCGCGCATCATCCGGTACTCTTACGACAGCCCAGAGTACGTGCGACTTGCCAAACGGGCCTACACCCTCTGGCATGAACTGGAAGACCTTCTGAGCCTGCAAATCATCCATCCTGCTGGCGGAATCGATCTGGCCCCTTCAGACCATCCCTCTTTGAAGCAACACATGGACGCTCTGGCCGCAGAAGGCATTGATTTTGAGTTGCTGGATTCCCAAGCAGCCAGAGAACGCTTCCCTCAATTTCACATCCCTGAAAACGAATCGGTGCTGTACCAGAAAGATGCAGGCATCCTCAAACCCGATGAGGTGTTGCCTGCTCTGGCCTCTTTTCTGAGGGGTCAGGGGGTCAGCATTCAGGAGCACACCCCCGTCCAGAGCATTTCGAACGGCAAGGTCCACACCGAACGCTGGACCTACACGCCGGACCACATCATGGTTTGTGCCGGGGCATGGATCAACCGCCTGATTCCTGAACCCCTGCCCTTACAGATCACCGAAGAACAACTGGGCTATTTTGCTGTTCCAGATGAACGTTTCCACCATCCGAACATGCCCGTGTTCATTGATCTCGCCAGAGGCCCTTACGGCTTCCCACAACTGGACAAACCCGGTGTGAAGTTGGGCCTGCACCACCATGGTCCCACCGTCATCCCGGAAAACCGCACGTTTGCCCATCAGCCAGACAAAACCCGGTACCTTGCAGACTGGATGGCCACCTTCATGCCAGAGGTCTCCCCTGTGCCTCTGGAAACCATCACCTGCCTGTACACCAACACCCCGGACGAAAACTTTGTGGTTCAGCAGGTTTCAGGGCAGATGGTGGTGGTGTCTGCATGCTCGGGGCATGGGTTCAAATTCGGACCGGCCACAGGAGAGCTGGCTTTGACGCGCCTGATGGACCAACCCGAGCCCTTTGAGGGCCACTTTTATTCCAGTTCGATCACGAAGTTTCGCAACTCGTAGCCTTTGACCAGTTCATTCCAGCTCAGTTTGGGGGGCTGCATTTTGACCTGCAGTTTCAAGAAACGGCTCAGGAAAATGTCGGTTTCCTGCAAGGCCAGAAATGCACCGGGACAGCGGTGGTGTCCGTCTCCAAAGCCCATCACCGGAGCCTGCACCCCTCTGGGCAACTCCCGATGGGGACACACCTGACGGGGGTCTTCACCGACCACACTCTGGTCTTCGTTGGCCCCATAAATGTGCAGGACCACCAGATCGCCTGTGCGCAGGTGGTGCTCTGTTCCCTCGCTTTGCACCATCAAATCCCCCTGCATGCGCCGGAACAACTGCCCAACCACCGGTTCCACCCGCAGGATTTCCCCAAGGATCGCCATGCGTTCCTTCTCTGAGGCCACCAGATAACGCGCCTTCAGGGGTGGGTTTTCCAGCATGTGCCACGCGGCCACCTGAATGAACTCACGGGTGGTCACCATGCCTGCCGCCCCATAAGTGATGCATTCGGTCAGGACCTCCATGTTGGAATAGCCTTTGGAAAGCACATGGCTGATCACGTCTTCTCTGGGGGCTTTCTTGCGTGCATCGATGGCAGGCCGGACATCCCTCTGGTAAAAATTCAGCAGTTTGAGCTGGTTGCCCACAAAACGGGAAATTTGCACCCATTTTGGTGCGTCCATGCTGGGATTCTGCTGGAAAAAAGCCTCCAGCCTTCTGGACATCTGATCCGGGTCGCTTTCGGTCAGGCCCACCACCTGCCCGGCCACCCGCACCGCAATCCGCATGCTGATTTCACTGAGGTTGATGCGCTTCTTCTGGACGGCATCCTGCAAAAAAGCATCCACAAACCGTTCCATCATTTCGCGGTACTTCTCGACGGTGGTGGGTGAAAAGAAACGGGCCACTTCAGTGCGGTAAGCGTGGTGCTCGGGGCCATCGGTGAACAGGATCGGTTGGTTGCCCAGACCCTTCACATTGCGGACCGATTCGGCCAGAAATCCAGCCTGACGGGTGACATCGCTGCGCAGCACCTGACGCACCTCGTCAAAGCCGTAGATGTGCCAGTTGCCCTTTTCATCTCTGGACACCCGCTGGGTTGGAACGGGCTCACGGTTGGTTTTCTGAAGGGAACCTTTGAGGGTCAGGGTCATTTCAAATCCTCCTGTGCATGTTTGGAAAGGTCTTCCATCTGCTGGATGAACCCCTCGGGGTCATCGAGTTGCATCAGCAAGGGAAGGGTGGTGTCTTCGGTGAGTTGCAGGGCTTCCAGTTGAACTTCCAGACCTCTGGGGGTGGCTTTGAATTGCATGCGCCTGGCATCTTGTTCATCCACCTGCCGTTCAATCAGGCCTTTTTTCAGCAGTTTTTCGAGGGTCCGGCTGACCTCATAGCGGGGCAGGATGATCTGCTGGGCCACATCGCTCGGGTAACGGGTGCCTGCAGCCAGATAGGACAGCACGATCAACTCACGCAAATCCATGTTTTTTTCGGTCTGCAAAGCACTTTCCACCCGAGCCATCAATGCCTGTCCAACCATCCAGTACGCCTGCAAAAAGCGAAAACTGGACTGGGTCCTCTGGGTGAAATCCGGCACATTTGGTTGCATGATGCAACTTTAGCCATTTGAAATTAAGACACCCGAGACACCCCTAAGAACCATGAAAGCCACCTGTAGCAAGCAAATGAACATTGGTGATTCTTACACTTACTCGGTCATCTGGGCTGCAAACCTGACCCATAACCCATTTGGCTGAGCCAGCACATAGGTCAAACCAGAGATGTGCACGGAAGCCCCTTTCCCTAAAGTGCTTCCATGGAAATGGTTGTGTTGATGGGTGTACAGGCGTCTGGAAAAACCTCTTTTTACCAGAGGAATTTTGCCTGCACCCACCTGCACATCAGCAAAGACCTCTGGAAGCACAACAAGGCGTACAAGCAAAGAAACCTGTTGCAGAAGGCCCTTGCAGAAGGTCAGGATGTGTTGATCGACAACACCCACCCCACCCGACTTTCCCGTCAAGAGGTCCTCGAAGCAGGCCGGAAAGCTGGGGCCCACATCATCGGGTATTGCTTTCAGGCACGTTTGCAAGATTGCCTTGAACGCAACCGCCAGAGGGAAAGGGTGGTCCCGGAAATTGGCCTCAGGGCCACCTACAGCCAGTTTGAATGGCCCAGCCTGCAAGAAGGTTTTGACCAGTTGTATTTCGTCTCTTTGCAAGATCAGGATTTTGAGGTTTCACCATGGCAGGACCCGTCAATGACCCGCGACTAAAGTCGCAGGCTTGTATCTGGATTCCATCTCAGTTCTGTATACCTTTTCAGGCGAGCAGCTTTGACTTCTTGAGCAGAACGGCACCCAGAATGGGGCCTGCTCGCTTCAACATCCGACACATCAGGGCGCATTGACAAGGCACCCGTACTCATCCAGTCCTGCCGGACAAGCAACGTTCTGAGAGCAATGTTCACACTCGCCACCCGATCTGCGTGACCCCGATGACCACAGGCCTCACACACAAACTCCAATCCCGCTTTTGGTCTGTTCCCTCTGGAAACATGACCGCACTTGTAACAGGCTTGAGAAGTATAATTTGCGTCCACCCGCACAGCAAGAGAGCCAAACAAGGGTGCTTTGTAGGCCAGCATGGCTTGAAGCTCTGCAAACGACCACTGACTCTGGTGACGCT of the Deinococcus misasensis DSM 22328 genome contains:
- a CDS encoding cupin domain-containing protein yields the protein MKTENLFEKAHLNPAEGFHIRPFSGENTTLLHIRLEAGKVAPRHNHIHEQLTLVVSGELEYELEGEVRVLTAGEVVFVPSNAFHSAKALTDTIVIEAFSPARTDLMEKLAALEGS
- a CDS encoding ArsR/SmtB family transcription factor, which codes for MDESLIKLKALADPTRLKIIELLRSICDQKRGVLDGPTCYGISISQTLGLTQPTVSHHMKVLVEAGLVTPTREGNTVYYSLNPAGFEPLTAFLNTYQSAPTCEKG
- the solA gene encoding N-methyl-L-tryptophan oxidase, with amino-acid sequence MAQVLIIGAGLNGLSAAHAAWKQGHQVTVIEQFALGHTLGSSHGESRIIRYSYDSPEYVRLAKRAYTLWHELEDLLSLQIIHPAGGIDLAPSDHPSLKQHMDALAAEGIDFELLDSQAARERFPQFHIPENESVLYQKDAGILKPDEVLPALASFLRGQGVSIQEHTPVQSISNGKVHTERWTYTPDHIMVCAGAWINRLIPEPLPLQITEEQLGYFAVPDERFHHPNMPVFIDLARGPYGFPQLDKPGVKLGLHHHGPTVIPENRTFAHQPDKTRYLADWMATFMPEVSPVPLETITCLYTNTPDENFVVQQVSGQMVVVSACSGHGFKFGPATGELALTRLMDQPEPFEGHFYSSSITKFRNS
- a CDS encoding cytochrome P450; the encoded protein is MTLTLKGSLQKTNREPVPTQRVSRDEKGNWHIYGFDEVRQVLRSDVTRQAGFLAESVRNVKGLGNQPILFTDGPEHHAYRTEVARFFSPTTVEKYREMMERFVDAFLQDAVQKKRINLSEISMRIAVRVAGQVVGLTESDPDQMSRRLEAFFQQNPSMDAPKWVQISRFVGNQLKLLNFYQRDVRPAIDARKKAPREDVISHVLSKGYSNMEVLTECITYGAAGMVTTREFIQVAAWHMLENPPLKARYLVASEKERMAILGEILRVEPVVGQLFRRMQGDLMVQSEGTEHHLRTGDLVVLHIYGANEDQSVVGEDPRQVCPHRELPRGVQAPVMGFGDGHHRCPGAFLALQETDIFLSRFLKLQVKMQPPKLSWNELVKGYELRNFVIELE
- a CDS encoding MarR family winged helix-turn-helix transcriptional regulator, with the translated sequence MQPNVPDFTQRTQSSFRFLQAYWMVGQALMARVESALQTEKNMDLRELIVLSYLAAGTRYPSDVAQQIILPRYEVSRTLEKLLKKGLIERQVDEQDARRMQFKATPRGLEVQLEALQLTEDTTLPLLMQLDDPEGFIQQMEDLSKHAQEDLK
- a CDS encoding AAA family ATPase, whose translation is MEMVVLMGVQASGKTSFYQRNFACTHLHISKDLWKHNKAYKQRNLLQKALAEGQDVLIDNTHPTRLSRQEVLEAGRKAGAHIIGYCFQARLQDCLERNRQRERVVPEIGLRATYSQFEWPSLQEGFDQLYFVSLQDQDFEVSPWQDPSMTRD